A section of the Deltaproteobacteria bacterium genome encodes:
- a CDS encoding transposase: protein MTVRSDNGSQPCSRHFVEFLGARGVRGQYTGYDAPDDNAFVERVIRTIKEEEIWPNSYDTWSEAHEAIDRYIRWYNEDRIHSAIDYRTPCEVEAEWIKLMAA from the coding sequence TTGACCGTGCGCAGCGATAACGGCTCGCAGCCCTGCTCCAGGCATTTCGTCGAGTTTCTCGGGGCCCGCGGCGTGCGCGGGCAATACACCGGCTACGACGCGCCCGACGACAACGCCTTCGTCGAGCGTGTCATCCGAACGATCAAGGAAGAAGAAATCTGGCCCAACAGCTACGACACCTGGTCCGAGGCCCACGAGGCCATCGACCGATACATACGCTGGTATAACGAGGATCGTATCCACTCGGCGATCGACTACCGAACGCCGTGCGAGGTCGAAGCCGAATGGATCAAA